In one window of Miscanthus floridulus cultivar M001 chromosome 12, ASM1932011v1, whole genome shotgun sequence DNA:
- the LOC136496902 gene encoding LOW QUALITY PROTEIN: ubiquitin-like-conjugating enzyme ATG10 (The sequence of the model RefSeq protein was modified relative to this genomic sequence to represent the inferred CDS: substituted 1 base at 1 genomic stop codon): MGGSPVWDGTLSPDSFNTSAAALVKRWKEIEVDDSLPEWTWKPCSKSGVPPEVEGYLALERVYRSCGRSQEQIEEMEKFDGAGDVAWLENSSDNVHVYDFHVVYSFAYKVPVLYFRGYHTSKWATLDEVKEGLPSHSQKVLSEXKWTFITQEEHPHLSNPWLTLHPCATSDWMKLLLEESKATDKERLLQYLPAWLSVVGQLVGLKIPLELHSNS, translated from the exons ATGGGAGGCTCCCCTGTATGGGACGGGACTCTGTCTCCGGACAGCTTCAACACCTCCGCGGCGGCGCTGGTTAAGAGGTGGAAGGAGATTGAGGTCGATGATTCCCTTCCTGAATGGACATGGAAGCCGTGCAGCAAATCGGGGGTGCCGCCGGAG GTAGAGGGGTATCTAGCCCTGGAAAGAGTGTACCGCAGTTgtggaagaagccag GAGCAGATTGAGGAGATGGAGAAGTTCGATGGTGCAGGGGATGTAGCTTGG CTCGAGAATTCTAGTGACAATGTTCATGTTTATGATTTCCATGTTGTCTACAGCTTCGCCTACAAAGTCCCAGTGCTATACTTTCGGGGTTATCACACTAGTAA GTGGGCAACTCTAGATGAGGTGAAAGAGGGGCTTCCTTCTCACTCACAAAAAGTATTAAGTGAATGAAAGTGGACGTTTATTACTCAAGAG GAGCATCCCCATCTAAGCAATCCATGGTTGACCCTGCACCCCTGTGCAACCAGTGATTGgatgaagctacttctcgaagaAAGTAAAGCGACAGATAAGGAGCGCTTGCTGCAGTATTTACCGGCATGGTTATCCGTGGTTGGCCAGCTAGTAGGACTGAAAATCCCTCTTGAGCTTCATTCGAactcatag
- the LOC136497493 gene encoding ribonucleoside-diphosphate reductase small chain-like, translating to MPSAPALVHACDLEEPLLAESSDRFSMFPIRYPQIWEFYKKAVASFWTAEEVDLSADARHWDAALSPDERHFISHVLSFFAASDGIVLENLASRFMSDVQVAEARAFYGFQIAIENIHSEMYSLLLETYIRDGAEKDRLFRAIETVPAVRRKADWAMRWIDGGERFAERLVAFACVEGIFFSGSFCAIFWLKKRGLLPGLTFSNELISRDEGLHCDFACLLYDLLRGKLDESRVREIVADAVDIEREFVCDALPVALVGMNGALMSQYIEFVADRLLMALGHNKMYNVANPFDWMELISLQGKTNFFEKRVGEYQKASVMSSLSGGAAANHIFSVDEDF from the coding sequence ATGCCTTCCGCGCCGGCGCTTGTTCACGCTTGCGACCTGGAGGAGCCGTTGCTGGCGGAGTCGTCGGACCGCTTCTCCATGTTCCCGATCCGGTACCCGCAGATctgggagttctacaagaaggcGGTGGCGTCCTTCTGGACCGCCGAGGAGGTGGACCTCTCAGCGGACGCGCGCCACTGGGACGCCGCGCTCTCCCCCGACGAGCGCCACTTCATCTCCCACGTGCTctccttcttcgccgcctccgaCGGCATCGTGCTGGAGAACCTCGCCTCCCGCTTCATGTCCGACGTGCAGGTGGCCGAGGCGCGCGCCTTCTACGGCTTCCAGATCGCCATCGAGAACATCCACTCGGAGATGTACTCGCTGCTGCTGGAGACCTACATCCGCGACGGCGCCGAGAAGGACCGCCTCTTCCGCGCCATCGAGACCGTCCCCGCCGTGCGCCGCAAGGCCGACTGGGCCATGCGCTGGATCGACGGCGGGGAGCGCTTCGCCGAGCGCCTTGTCGCCTTCGCCTGCGTCGAGGGCATCTTCTTCTCGGGCTCCTTCTGCGCCATCTTCTGGCTCAAGAAGCGCGGCCTCTTGCCGGGCCTCACCTTCTCCAACGAGCTCATCTCCCGCGACGAGGGCCTCCACTGCGACTTCGCCTGCCTCCTCTACGATCTCCTCCGCGGCAAGCTCGACGAGTCCCGCGTCCGCGAGATCGTCGCCGACGCCGTCGACATCGAGCGCGAGTTCGTCTGCGACGCGCTCCCCGTCGCGCTCGTCGGGATGAACGGCGCGCTCATGAGCCAGTACATCGAGTTCGTCGCCGACCGCCTGCTCATGGCGCTGGGGCACAACAAGATGTACAACGTCGCCAACCCCTTCGACTGGATGGAGCTCATCTCGCTGCAGGGCAAGACCAACTTCTTTGAGAAGCGCGTCGGGGAGTACCAGAAGGCGTCCGTGATGTCCAGCCTCAGCGGCGGCGCTGCCGCAAACCATATCTTCAGCGTCGACGAGGACTTTTGA